A genomic stretch from Bacillus sp. N1-1 includes:
- the cysE gene encoding serine O-acetyltransferase — protein MWKTLKQDIDVVFDQDPAARSYFEVILTYAGLHAIWSHRVAHWFWKKKFFFLARAVSQISRFFTGIEIHPGATIGERCFIDHGMGVVIGETCEIGNNVTLFQGVTLGGTGKEKGKRHPTLEDNTLVATGAKVLGSITIGKNSKVGAGSVVLQDVPVNSTVVGIPGRVVIQNGVKVPHNLDHHKMPDPVADKFKQMEQEMSDLQEEVRTLRKRSENDGD, from the coding sequence ATGTGGAAGACGTTGAAGCAGGATATCGATGTCGTATTTGATCAAGATCCTGCAGCAAGAAGTTATTTTGAAGTTATTTTAACTTATGCTGGGCTTCATGCGATCTGGTCTCATCGAGTTGCACACTGGTTTTGGAAAAAGAAATTCTTCTTCCTTGCAAGAGCTGTTTCGCAAATTAGCCGCTTTTTCACGGGTATTGAAATTCATCCAGGCGCAACAATTGGGGAACGTTGTTTTATCGACCATGGGATGGGTGTTGTGATAGGAGAAACGTGTGAAATTGGAAATAATGTAACGCTGTTTCAAGGAGTTACCCTTGGCGGTACTGGAAAAGAAAAAGGTAAACGTCATCCTACCCTTGAAGACAATACGCTCGTTGCCACTGGAGCAAAAGTACTGGGATCCATAACGATTGGAAAAAATTCAAAAGTAGGAGCCGGATCGGTTGTACTTCAGGATGTTCCAGTCAATTCTACAGTTGTTGGTATACCTGGAAGAGTCGTCATCCAAAATGGTGTTAAGGTACCTCATAATTTAGATCATCACAAAATGCCCGATCCTGTAGCTGATAAATTTAAACAAATGGAACAAGAAATGAGTGACTTACAAGAAGAAGTTCGAACGTTACGAAAGAGGAGTGAAAACGATGGCGATTAA
- the radA gene encoding DNA repair protein RadA, producing the protein MAKKKTKFMCQDCGYESPKWMGKCPGCHQWNTMVEEMVPGENDRRRFVTSSNETASKPTSIRSIQKEMEPRILTHITELDRVLGGGVVPGSLVLVGGDPGIGKSTLLLQTSSKLADQDHPVLYISGEESVKQTKLRADRLGVDAEKLFVLAETDLEYISKAIEEINPQLVIIDSIQTIFRSEVTSAPGSVSQVRECTSQLMRIAKTKGIAVFIVGHVTKEGSIAGPRLLEHMVDAVLYFEGERHHTFRILRGVKNRFGSTNEIGVFEMKEEGLEEVLNPSEIFLEERSSGSAGSTVVASMEGTRTVLVEIQALISPTSFGNPRRTATGIDHNRVSLLMAVLEKRVGLLLQNQDAYLNVAGGVRLDEPAIDLAIAVSIASSFRDKPTRPSDIVVGEIGLTGEIRRVSRIEQRVIEAAKLGFERAIIPKKNIGGWTFPEGIQVIGVQTVDEALKEALGG; encoded by the coding sequence ATGGCGAAGAAAAAGACGAAATTTATGTGTCAGGATTGCGGCTATGAATCTCCAAAATGGATGGGAAAATGTCCAGGATGTCATCAATGGAACACGATGGTAGAAGAAATGGTTCCAGGAGAAAACGATCGTAGACGATTCGTTACTTCAAGCAATGAAACGGCGAGTAAACCCACATCTATTAGAAGTATCCAAAAAGAAATGGAGCCTAGAATACTAACCCACATCACGGAACTTGATCGTGTATTAGGCGGTGGTGTCGTTCCGGGTTCACTCGTTCTTGTTGGGGGTGATCCGGGGATTGGTAAATCAACGCTCTTATTACAAACGTCGTCGAAGTTGGCTGATCAGGATCACCCCGTTCTGTATATCTCTGGTGAGGAGTCGGTCAAGCAAACGAAGCTTCGTGCAGATCGTTTAGGTGTTGATGCGGAAAAATTATTTGTATTAGCGGAGACGGATCTTGAGTATATTAGTAAAGCGATTGAAGAAATAAACCCGCAACTTGTCATTATCGACTCAATCCAAACGATTTTCAGATCAGAAGTTACATCTGCTCCGGGTAGTGTTTCTCAAGTTCGTGAATGTACTTCCCAACTTATGCGTATAGCTAAAACAAAGGGAATTGCAGTTTTTATTGTCGGGCATGTAACGAAAGAAGGATCAATTGCGGGTCCGAGACTTTTAGAACATATGGTAGATGCGGTGCTTTACTTTGAGGGAGAGCGTCACCATACATTCCGAATTCTTCGCGGCGTAAAAAACCGTTTTGGATCGACAAATGAGATAGGTGTTTTTGAGATGAAGGAAGAGGGTCTAGAAGAAGTGCTTAATCCTTCTGAGATTTTTCTAGAAGAACGATCTTCTGGTTCTGCAGGGTCAACGGTTGTTGCATCTATGGAGGGAACGCGAACGGTCCTTGTCGAAATACAAGCTCTTATATCACCTACTAGCTTTGGAAATCCACGTAGAACGGCAACAGGTATTGATCATAACCGAGTATCGTTATTAATGGCGGTTCTTGAGAAAAGAGTAGGCCTTCTTTTGCAAAATCAGGATGCTTATTTAAATGTGGCTGGTGGTGTAAGACTTGATGAGCCTGCAATTGACCTTGCTATTGCTGTTTCAATTGCTTCAAGTTTTAGAGACAAACCAACACGTCCTTCTGACATAGTAGTGGGTGAAATTGGATTGACCGGAGAAATTAGACGAGTATCTCGTATTGAACAACGAGTCATCGAAGCCGCTAAACTTGGTTTTGAACGGGCTATTATTCCAAAGAAGAACATAGGTGGATGGACTTTTCCAGAAGGCATTCAGGTAATCGGTGTTCAAACAGTAGATGAAGCATTAAAAGAAGCACTAGGAGGGTAG
- a CDS encoding PIN/TRAM domain-containing protein, with amino-acid sequence MIKWIVQLFFIILGGALGLVYLPDLIQLLNIGDLPSVFSNSYAGAVIGAVLFFLATFWITDYIVDFIRIIEEKVVKAPVGDVLFGAIGLIIGLIIAFLLTVPLAEINFPVVSNILPIFITILLGYFGFQVGFKKRDELINLFSNTKGKEKKKDTDEDEIDSGSSKLKILDTSVIIDGRIADICQTGFLEGTLVIPQFVLEELQHIADSSDVLKRNRGRRGLDILNKIQKELEINVEIYEGDFEEIQEVDSKLVKLAKLVNGMVVTNDFNLNKVCELQKVQVLNINDLANAVKPVVLPGEELNVQVIKDGKEYNQGVAYLDDGTMIVVEEGRNYIGKTIDVLVTSVLQTSAGRMIFAKPKLLEKAL; translated from the coding sequence ATGATAAAGTGGATTGTACAGTTGTTTTTTATCATTTTAGGCGGAGCACTGGGATTAGTATACTTACCAGATTTAATACAATTACTCAATATAGGGGATCTTCCATCAGTCTTTAGCAACTCTTATGCAGGTGCTGTCATTGGAGCGGTACTGTTCTTTCTAGCAACATTTTGGATAACAGATTATATTGTGGATTTTATTCGAATTATTGAAGAAAAGGTAGTTAAAGCACCTGTTGGAGACGTACTATTTGGGGCAATTGGACTGATTATTGGACTTATAATTGCATTTTTACTAACTGTACCTCTGGCTGAGATTAACTTTCCGGTTGTTAGTAACATTCTGCCGATTTTCATTACGATCCTGTTAGGGTATTTTGGATTCCAGGTTGGGTTTAAAAAGCGCGATGAGCTTATCAACCTTTTCTCCAACACCAAAGGCAAGGAAAAGAAAAAAGATACGGATGAGGATGAGATTGATTCTGGATCATCCAAATTAAAGATCCTTGATACAAGTGTCATTATTGATGGAAGAATCGCGGACATTTGTCAGACTGGGTTTCTTGAAGGCACGTTAGTAATTCCGCAATTTGTCCTTGAGGAGCTCCAACATATTGCTGACTCGTCAGACGTTTTAAAACGTAATCGTGGTCGTCGTGGCCTTGATATTTTGAACAAAATACAAAAAGAGCTTGAAATCAACGTTGAAATCTATGAAGGTGATTTTGAAGAAATTCAAGAAGTAGATAGTAAACTCGTCAAGCTAGCCAAGCTTGTCAATGGCATGGTTGTTACAAACGATTTTAACTTAAACAAAGTATGCGAACTGCAAAAAGTTCAAGTTTTGAATATCAATGATTTAGCGAATGCGGTTAAGCCGGTAGTGCTTCCTGGGGAAGAGCTTAATGTGCAAGTTATAAAAGACGGGAAAGAATACAATCAAGGCGTTGCGTATCTAGATGATGGTACAATGATTGTCGTAGAAGAAGGTAGAAACTATATAGGCAAAACGATTGATGTTCTTGTAACGAGCGTGTTGCAAACATCAGCAGGGCGAATGATATTTGCGAAGCCCAAGCTACTTGAGAAAGCACTTTAA
- the ispD gene encoding 2-C-methyl-D-erythritol 4-phosphate cytidylyltransferase, which produces MKYSVVIPAAGQGKRMNAGKNKQFIMLEGKPIIVHTMSVFQSDPQCEEIVLAVNEREHDDFRSLIEEYDLTKVSHVVTGGRERQQSVYEGLKALQGDKVVLIHDGARPFFSHEVVNKVALAAANYDGAIVAVPVKDTVKQVDQLQVKRTIDRSSLWAVQTPQAFRLSVIKDVHQWAEANDVIGTDDASLVEMNGQAVHVIEGDYWNVKLTTPEDLIFARAILREKKESGI; this is translated from the coding sequence TTGAAGTATTCAGTAGTCATTCCTGCGGCCGGTCAAGGTAAACGGATGAACGCGGGAAAAAACAAACAATTTATTATGCTTGAAGGAAAACCGATTATCGTTCATACGATGTCGGTTTTTCAAAGTGATCCTCAATGTGAAGAAATTGTGCTTGCTGTTAATGAGCGGGAGCACGACGACTTTCGGTCGCTTATAGAAGAGTATGATTTAACAAAAGTAAGTCATGTAGTAACAGGTGGGCGTGAAAGGCAACAAAGCGTTTATGAAGGGCTAAAAGCCTTGCAAGGAGATAAGGTCGTGTTAATTCATGACGGAGCGCGACCGTTTTTCTCACATGAAGTTGTAAACAAAGTGGCGCTGGCAGCAGCGAATTATGACGGAGCTATTGTCGCTGTTCCGGTTAAAGATACAGTGAAACAGGTAGATCAATTACAAGTAAAGAGAACAATTGATCGCTCAAGCTTGTGGGCTGTTCAAACGCCACAGGCTTTTCGTCTATCTGTGATTAAAGATGTTCATCAATGGGCGGAAGCGAATGACGTGATTGGAACTGATGATGCAAGTCTAGTAGAAATGAATGGACAAGCGGTGCATGTTATTGAAGGTGATTATTGGAACGTGAAATTAACGACACCAGAAGACTTAATTTTTGCAAGAGCGATATTGCGAGAGAAAAAGGAGAGTGGCATTTAA
- the ispF gene encoding 2-C-methyl-D-erythritol 2,4-cyclodiphosphate synthase yields MRVGHGFDVHKLVEGRPCIIGGVTIPFEKGLLGHSDADVLLHSVADACLGAIGEGDIGKHFPDTDEAFKDADSKELLRHVYGIVKEKGFVLGNVDGTIIAQLPKMAPHISAMREVIAELLEADISQVNVKATTSEKLGFTGRGEGIAAEVVVLLQKA; encoded by the coding sequence ATGCGAGTAGGGCATGGGTTTGATGTACATAAATTAGTAGAAGGACGTCCATGTATTATTGGTGGGGTGACAATTCCGTTTGAAAAGGGTTTACTTGGACATTCTGATGCCGACGTTCTTCTTCATTCCGTTGCAGATGCTTGTCTGGGTGCAATTGGAGAAGGCGATATAGGGAAGCATTTTCCGGATACAGATGAGGCATTTAAAGATGCTGATTCCAAGGAACTCCTTCGCCATGTGTATGGCATTGTAAAAGAAAAGGGATTTGTACTAGGAAACGTGGATGGTACGATTATCGCCCAGCTTCCGAAAATGGCGCCACACATTTCAGCGATGCGTGAAGTGATTGCTGAATTACTTGAGGCAGACATAAGTCAGGTGAATGTGAAGGCGACAACTTCTGAGAAGCTTGGCTTTACGGGTAGAGGAGAAGGAATTGCAGCTGAAGTAGTCGTGTTGCTTCAAAAAGCTTGA
- the disA gene encoding DNA integrity scanning diadenylate cyclase DisA, with product MEIDKQQEIINGILKIVAPGTQLRHGIDNILRANTGGLIVVGYDGKLQEIVDGGFSIECRFTPAYLYELAKMDGAIILNKEASKILYANTQLIPETSIPSTETGIRHRTAERVAKQTGNLVISISQRRNVITLYQGNIRYSLKEIGVILTKANQAMQTLEKYKSVLDQGITDLGALEFEELVTLQEVAQVIHRIEMVLRIKKEILNYINELGTEGRLISMQMEELVSNLESEAKWLIGDYVKDVDESPADVMKRLKKLSSDDLLEENAIMKILGYQDQNENVTPRGYRILHKIPRLPSNIIENLVDSFDNLNAISKASIEELDHVDGIGAIRAKKIKDGLKRIQEQLFVDRHI from the coding sequence ATGGAGATCGATAAGCAGCAGGAAATTATAAACGGCATATTAAAAATCGTTGCGCCAGGTACGCAATTAAGGCATGGGATCGATAATATTCTACGCGCGAATACCGGTGGTCTTATTGTTGTAGGATATGATGGTAAGTTGCAAGAAATTGTCGATGGAGGCTTCTCAATTGAGTGTCGTTTCACGCCTGCTTATTTGTATGAGTTAGCAAAAATGGACGGGGCTATTATATTAAACAAAGAAGCCTCCAAAATATTATATGCAAATACACAATTAATTCCAGAAACCTCTATTCCATCAACGGAGACCGGGATTCGCCATCGAACTGCAGAGCGGGTTGCCAAGCAAACAGGTAATCTAGTGATTTCGATCTCACAGCGTCGTAACGTCATTACGCTTTATCAGGGGAATATTCGCTATTCATTAAAAGAGATTGGCGTTATTCTGACAAAAGCCAATCAAGCGATGCAAACGTTAGAGAAATACAAATCAGTTCTAGATCAGGGGATTACAGACCTTGGTGCGCTTGAGTTTGAAGAACTTGTCACGCTTCAAGAAGTGGCACAGGTGATTCATCGGATTGAAATGGTGTTACGTATTAAGAAAGAGATTCTTAATTACATTAATGAGCTAGGGACAGAAGGACGATTAATTAGCATGCAGATGGAAGAGCTCGTATCTAATCTTGAGTCAGAGGCAAAGTGGCTGATTGGAGATTATGTGAAGGACGTTGATGAATCTCCTGCTGATGTAATGAAACGTTTGAAGAAGCTATCAAGTGATGATTTGCTAGAAGAAAACGCGATTATGAAGATTCTTGGTTACCAGGATCAGAATGAGAATGTTACTCCGAGAGGTTACCGGATTCTCCATAAAATTCCAAGATTACCATCTAATATTATTGAGAATTTGGTCGATAGTTTTGATAACCTAAATGCGATTTCGAAAGCTTCGATCGAGGAATTGGATCATGTCGATGGAATCGGAGCTATTCGAGCTAAGAAAATAAAAGATGGATTGAAGCGAATTCAAGAACAACTCTTTGTGGATCGCCATATATAG
- the gltX gene encoding glutamate--tRNA ligase, producing MGNEVRVRYAPSPTGYLHIGNARTALFNYLFARNQGGKFIIRIEDTDQSRNVEGGVENQLDYLKWLGMDWDESIDKEGEYGPYTQMERLDIYTEHTKELLEKDLAYKCYCTEEELETEREAQRARGEMPRYSGKCRHLTQDQREKLEAEGREPSIRFAVPRDKEYAFDDIVKDRVSFESNGIGDFVIVKKNGIPTYNYAVALDDYHMKISHVLRGDDHISNTPKQLMIYEAFGFEPPKFGHMTLIVNDQKKKLSKRDKSIVQYIEQYHDLGFLPEALFNFVTLLGWSPKGEEELFTKEQLVEIFDPERLSTSPAVFDSQKLYWMNNQYIKQSSLDRVVELTLPHLVEAGRFPLEMTDEQKEWAKELIALYQEQLHYGREIVELTELFFKQEIQYNEEAMTVLNEEQIPEVMQGFLDQLKEVEEFEPAAIKSAIKATQKATGHKGKKLFMPIRVATTGETHGPELPQAIALLGRDAVNARLNQVLAMSKA from the coding sequence ATGGGAAATGAAGTACGTGTACGTTATGCCCCGAGCCCAACGGGTTATTTACATATTGGGAATGCTAGAACGGCGTTATTTAATTATTTATTTGCTAGAAATCAAGGCGGTAAGTTTATTATTCGCATTGAAGATACGGATCAATCTCGTAATGTAGAAGGCGGCGTTGAGAATCAGCTTGATTACTTAAAGTGGCTTGGCATGGATTGGGATGAAAGTATTGATAAAGAGGGCGAGTACGGTCCATATACTCAAATGGAACGTCTTGACATTTATACTGAGCACACTAAAGAGCTATTGGAAAAAGATCTCGCATATAAATGTTATTGTACAGAAGAAGAGCTTGAAACGGAGCGTGAAGCACAGCGCGCACGTGGAGAAATGCCTCGTTACTCTGGGAAATGCCGACACCTAACTCAAGATCAGCGAGAAAAACTAGAAGCAGAAGGTAGAGAGCCGAGCATCCGTTTTGCTGTTCCTCGCGACAAAGAGTATGCATTTGATGATATTGTAAAAGACCGCGTATCTTTTGAATCTAATGGAATTGGCGACTTTGTTATTGTTAAGAAAAATGGTATTCCTACTTACAATTATGCGGTGGCGCTAGATGACTATCATATGAAAATTTCTCACGTTTTACGTGGAGATGATCATATTTCAAACACACCGAAACAGCTGATGATTTACGAAGCATTTGGCTTTGAACCACCTAAATTTGGCCATATGACGCTGATCGTTAATGATCAAAAGAAGAAACTTAGTAAGCGAGATAAGTCAATCGTGCAATACATTGAACAGTATCATGATTTAGGTTTTCTTCCAGAAGCGTTATTTAACTTTGTCACTCTTCTTGGTTGGTCTCCTAAAGGAGAAGAGGAACTGTTTACAAAAGAGCAGTTGGTTGAGATCTTTGATCCAGAACGCTTATCTACTTCTCCGGCGGTATTTGATTCACAAAAACTTTACTGGATGAATAATCAATATATTAAACAATCGAGTCTAGATCGAGTGGTCGAGCTTACGCTTCCACACCTTGTAGAAGCAGGAAGATTCCCGCTTGAAATGACAGATGAGCAAAAAGAATGGGCTAAAGAACTGATTGCTCTTTATCAAGAGCAGCTTCATTACGGTAGAGAAATTGTTGAGCTTACTGAGTTGTTCTTTAAGCAAGAAATTCAGTATAATGAAGAAGCAATGACAGTGTTGAATGAAGAACAAATTCCTGAAGTGATGCAAGGCTTTTTAGATCAACTTAAGGAAGTTGAAGAATTCGAGCCAGCGGCTATTAAATCAGCGATCAAAGCTACTCAAAAGGCAACTGGTCATAAAGGGAAAAAACTATTTATGCCGATCCGTGTTGCTACGACAGGTGAAACGCACGGTCCTGAACTTCCACAGGCCATTGCCTTGCTTGGAAGAGATGCAGTTAATGCCCGTTTGAATCAAGTTCTTGCGATGAGTAAAGCATAA